From a region of the Prevotella melaninogenica genome:
- the truB gene encoding tRNA pseudouridine(55) synthase TruB, giving the protein MNFKEGVIIPIDKPYGITSFKALAHVRYLCTQANDGKVKIGHAGTLDPLATGVLILATGKMTKQIETLQTHTKEYTATLQLGATTPSYDMEHEVNESFPTEHITRELIDATLPQFVGDIEQIPPTYSAVKVDGKRAFDYRRKGKDVTLKPKNIRIDEIEVLDFDAEKMQLSIRVVCGKGTYIRALARDLGRAVNSGAYLTALRRTRVGDVKVEDCVNYDQFEAWLQQQTIEK; this is encoded by the coding sequence ATGAACTTCAAAGAAGGAGTAATCATCCCTATCGACAAGCCCTACGGAATCACCAGTTTCAAAGCATTGGCGCACGTACGTTACCTTTGTACACAGGCGAATGACGGAAAAGTAAAGATTGGTCATGCAGGTACTTTAGACCCTTTGGCTACAGGGGTACTCATCCTTGCTACGGGTAAGATGACAAAACAGATTGAAACCTTGCAGACACATACAAAGGAATATACGGCTACTCTTCAGTTGGGAGCAACCACACCGAGCTACGATATGGAACATGAGGTAAATGAATCATTCCCAACAGAACACATAACAAGGGAACTGATAGACGCTACACTTCCTCAGTTTGTGGGTGATATCGAACAAATTCCACCAACTTACAGTGCTGTAAAGGTGGATGGTAAGCGTGCTTTCGACTATCGAAGAAAAGGTAAGGATGTTACGTTAAAACCTAAGAACATTCGCATTGATGAGATAGAAGTATTAGACTTCGATGCAGAGAAGATGCAACTATCAATTCGTGTCGTCTGCGGTAAAGGTACTTATATCCGCGCATTGGCACGCGACCTTGGCCGAGCAGTGAATAGCGGAGCCTATCTTACAGCATTGCGCCGCACACGTGTTGGAGACGTAAAAGTGGAAGACTGTGTCAATTATGACCAATTTGAAGCATGGCTTCAGCAACAAACAATAGAAAAATAA
- a CDS encoding S-adenosylmethionine:tRNA ribosyltransferase-isomerase yields the protein MKLSQFKFNLPKEQVALYPHSSERVLTRTDGSTQTFTVTRRDEGRLMVLHRKSGKIDMFKGEINGEPKEEDYIRFKDVFNYFDEGDAFIFNDTKVFPARLYGTKEKTDAKIEVFLLRELNQEMRLWDVLVEPARKIRIGNKLFFDESGTMVAEVIDNTTSRGRTLRFLYDCPHDEFKRELFALGEAPLPRYIIDNRPKEEGEEFAHATADDMEHFQSVFAKNEGAVSAPGTNIHFSEHMMKMMDIKGIKKAFITLHCGLGNFHDIEVEDLTKHKMDSEEMHINADACRIANGAKQAGHRLCAVGASVVKATETAVGTDGMLKEYDGWTNEFIFPPYNFGFADSMLVNFYHPYSTLLMETAAFGGYDLVMEAYDKAVKNGYMFGCFGDSLLILND from the coding sequence ATGAAGCTTTCACAGTTTAAATTCAACCTACCAAAAGAGCAGGTAGCCTTATATCCACATTCATCTGAACGTGTACTGACTCGTACTGACGGCAGTACACAGACCTTTACTGTCACACGTCGTGACGAAGGTAGACTGATGGTGTTACACCGTAAGTCAGGAAAGATTGACATGTTTAAGGGTGAGATCAATGGTGAACCTAAGGAAGAAGACTACATCCGCTTCAAAGATGTGTTCAATTACTTCGATGAGGGCGATGCTTTTATCTTCAATGATACTAAGGTTTTCCCAGCTCGTCTGTATGGAACAAAGGAGAAGACTGATGCTAAGATTGAGGTATTCCTCCTTCGTGAACTGAATCAGGAGATGCGTCTTTGGGACGTATTGGTTGAGCCTGCACGTAAGATTCGTATCGGAAATAAGCTTTTCTTTGACGAATCTGGCACAATGGTGGCTGAGGTTATTGACAATACGACCTCTCGTGGCCGCACACTTCGTTTCCTTTACGACTGTCCTCACGATGAATTTAAGCGTGAGTTGTTTGCATTGGGTGAAGCTCCATTACCACGTTACATCATTGATAACCGTCCAAAGGAGGAAGGTGAAGAGTTTGCACACGCAACAGCTGACGACATGGAGCACTTCCAATCAGTCTTTGCAAAGAACGAAGGCGCAGTCTCTGCACCAGGAACAAACATCCACTTCTCTGAACACATGATGAAGATGATGGATATTAAGGGAATCAAGAAAGCATTCATCACCTTACACTGTGGCTTAGGTAACTTCCATGACATTGAAGTAGAAGACCTTACAAAGCACAAGATGGATTCTGAAGAGATGCACATCAATGCCGATGCTTGTCGTATTGCCAATGGTGCTAAACAGGCAGGACATCGCCTTTGTGCCGTCGGTGCGAGTGTTGTTAAGGCTACAGAGACAGCCGTTGGTACAGATGGTATGTTGAAAGAGTACGATGGTTGGACCAATGAATTTATCTTCCCTCCATACAACTTTGGCTTTGCTGACTCTATGTTGGTCAACTTCTATCATCCATATTCAACCTTATTGATGGAAACAGCAGCCTTCGGAGGCTATGATCTTGTGATGGAAGCATATGACAAAGCGGTAAAGAATGGTTATATGTTTGGTTGCTTCGGCGACTCATTGTTGATTCTCAACGATTAA
- the folK gene encoding 2-amino-4-hydroxy-6-hydroxymethyldihydropteridine diphosphokinase, whose translation MHIVYLSLGTNLGNRKAIMHEAIALIEKKIGTVLRQSSFHETEPWGFESPNLFLNACVCVSTSLAPRQLLETTQAIEREMGRVKKSINAQYTDRIIDIDILLYDKLNINEPDLIIPHPLMKERDFVMLPLKEIWED comes from the coding sequence ATGCACATAGTTTATTTATCCCTCGGCACAAATCTTGGCAATAGAAAGGCTATTATGCACGAGGCGATAGCATTGATAGAAAAAAAGATTGGCACAGTTTTGCGCCAATCTTCTTTTCATGAAACGGAGCCTTGGGGCTTTGAGAGTCCTAATCTCTTCCTCAATGCCTGTGTATGTGTCTCCACATCGCTTGCTCCCCGACAGTTATTAGAGACTACTCAAGCCATAGAAAGAGAGATGGGACGAGTAAAGAAGTCTATCAATGCACAATATACAGACCGCATCATAGATATTGATATCCTGCTTTATGACAAGCTAAACATCAATGAACCAGACCTTATCATCCCCCACCCTCTTATGAAAGAACGCGACTTTGTTATGCTTCCACTAAAGGAGATATGGGAGGATTAG
- a CDS encoding C10 family peptidase, producing the protein MKRTLLLVLTVFTNILLANAEPITKARALSIATKYINNPKLSNDTPKTRSSQANEQPAYYIFTNPNDKKFVIISGESKLNELVGYGDKMTENPNDQPPYFKLFLKEYERVVKEVRSKAATTTPQRPIKRKVEPLLTCKWSQYAPFNKYTPLSNGQHTPTGCVATATAQVMFYNKWPKNRPQDYIASTGDDAKKSATYWWDEMKNTTNEMRTEHSRQAVGVLMSDIGKAVNMRYYYRGSDSNLQYACNALRDKFDYTVRYLDKNFLPANDFLNEVMQEISDGYPVLVVGGPHAFVYDGYDEQGLIHTNWGWGGENDGYFDINIVTLNVSGFALSSGTFWDDISVVFAHPNDGKATPFKDIERGLDARTTTSLTIDKTEANRSESFSAKIEKLGSYSSVKGELGVFTGKVALALYNDKNEKVKIFNSTASDQTWASIFTSMSFDVADINFKGIADGNYRLVPVFSEMLDTKTKEHGDWKPINHANEIEVILTPNAVQLNTNNPKDVVIIEKAPSLLAPYYEGSGFKGAYSFTMYNPGREEVRGELVMTLTNQETKKEYNGYLLTPNVVAQRLGRTTFVINMLPLYYNKPSLGNLPRGKYDVKLSIKANRKGTEVEIPIDMKEPFEIEVLPYVNNGNIELTFLDYYVDGEYANYSTFQLNKIKNISLQVHSKVSGYQIRNGYRGPIHYRLLDLTSNKWIELGTVRNVYLPCDADNNAAQTRITFSASQLEPNHSYEIHLELERNGQRQDTWNPLVLRNVFNTISDLNTPTGINSVNNNQNTAKNIFTLQGIRLSKTWEELPAGIYIIDGKKVIKK; encoded by the coding sequence ATGAAAAGAACTTTATTATTAGTGTTAACTGTGTTTACTAACATTCTACTTGCTAACGCAGAACCCATCACCAAAGCACGCGCTTTGAGTATAGCAACTAAATACATCAACAACCCAAAACTATCGAACGATACTCCAAAAACCCGCTCATCACAAGCAAATGAGCAACCTGCTTATTACATTTTTACTAATCCAAACGACAAGAAATTCGTTATTATCTCTGGAGAAAGTAAACTCAACGAGCTCGTGGGTTATGGAGATAAGATGACAGAAAACCCCAACGACCAGCCTCCATACTTCAAACTGTTCTTAAAGGAATATGAACGTGTTGTAAAAGAGGTGCGTTCTAAAGCTGCAACTACTACTCCACAGCGTCCTATCAAACGAAAAGTAGAACCATTGCTTACTTGTAAGTGGAGCCAGTATGCCCCTTTCAATAAGTACACCCCACTAAGTAATGGACAGCATACACCTACTGGGTGCGTTGCAACAGCCACAGCACAGGTGATGTTCTACAATAAATGGCCTAAGAATCGACCACAAGATTATATAGCATCAACAGGCGATGATGCTAAGAAGAGTGCTACTTATTGGTGGGATGAGATGAAGAACACGACTAATGAGATGAGAACGGAACATTCTCGACAAGCCGTTGGCGTATTGATGTCTGACATCGGTAAGGCTGTCAATATGAGATACTATTATAGAGGTAGTGACTCAAACTTACAATATGCTTGCAATGCACTTCGCGACAAGTTCGACTATACCGTACGTTATCTTGACAAAAACTTCCTTCCTGCCAATGACTTCCTCAATGAGGTGATGCAAGAAATATCAGACGGATATCCAGTCTTGGTAGTAGGTGGACCTCATGCCTTTGTTTATGATGGCTATGATGAGCAAGGCCTCATTCACACCAACTGGGGCTGGGGAGGCGAAAACGACGGATACTTCGACATCAACATAGTTACCCTTAATGTTTCAGGCTTTGCCCTCAGTAGTGGAACATTCTGGGACGATATCTCAGTTGTCTTTGCCCATCCTAACGACGGTAAGGCTACACCTTTTAAGGATATAGAGCGCGGATTAGATGCAAGAACCACCACTTCACTCACTATTGACAAGACAGAGGCAAACCGTTCTGAAAGTTTTAGTGCAAAGATTGAGAAGTTGGGCTCGTATAGTTCGGTGAAAGGTGAACTTGGTGTATTCACTGGCAAGGTTGCACTTGCCCTTTATAATGACAAGAACGAAAAAGTAAAAATCTTCAACTCAACTGCAAGCGACCAGACTTGGGCATCTATCTTTACTTCCATGTCCTTTGATGTTGCTGATATTAACTTTAAGGGTATTGCAGACGGAAACTACCGTTTAGTACCAGTATTCTCTGAGATGCTCGATACCAAGACAAAGGAACACGGTGACTGGAAGCCAATCAATCACGCTAATGAGATAGAAGTAATACTCACTCCAAATGCAGTACAGCTCAATACAAACAACCCAAAGGATGTAGTTATTATTGAAAAGGCTCCAAGCCTACTTGCACCTTACTATGAGGGTTCTGGATTTAAGGGTGCATACAGCTTTACGATGTATAATCCTGGACGTGAAGAAGTGCGTGGTGAACTTGTAATGACACTTACAAATCAAGAGACAAAGAAAGAATATAATGGTTATCTACTGACTCCAAACGTTGTTGCACAACGCCTTGGACGAACCACCTTTGTCATTAATATGCTCCCACTATATTACAACAAACCAAGTTTAGGGAATCTTCCAAGAGGTAAATATGACGTCAAACTATCTATAAAAGCCAATAGAAAAGGAACTGAAGTCGAGATACCTATTGACATGAAAGAGCCATTCGAGATCGAAGTATTACCTTATGTCAATAATGGAAATATCGAATTAACTTTCCTCGACTACTATGTTGATGGTGAATATGCTAATTACAGCACCTTCCAACTTAATAAGATAAAGAATATCAGTCTGCAAGTACATTCTAAAGTATCTGGCTATCAGATTAGGAATGGCTACCGTGGACCAATTCATTATCGTCTACTCGATTTGACAAGTAACAAGTGGATTGAATTGGGAACAGTCCGTAATGTTTATCTCCCTTGTGATGCAGACAACAATGCTGCCCAAACACGTATCACATTCTCTGCTTCGCAGTTAGAACCAAACCATTCATACGAAATACATTTAGAGCTTGAGCGAAACGGACAACGACAAGATACATGGAACCCACTTGTACTGCGCAATGTCTTCAACACCATCAGCGATTTAAATACACCTACTGGAATCAATTCGGTTAATAATAACCAGAATACGGCAAAGAATATCTTTACACTGCAAGGTATTCGCCTGTCAAAAACTTGGGAAGAACTCCCTGCTGGCATCTATATCATTGATGGAAAGAAAGTGATTAAGAAATAG
- the rpsO gene encoding 30S ribosomal protein S15, with the protein MYLDKTKKAEIFAQYGKAQSTTDTGSAESQIALFSYRIKHLTEHVKKNRKDYVTTRSLTQLVGKRRALLDYLYDRDVERYRAIIKALGLRK; encoded by the coding sequence ATGTATTTAGACAAGACAAAGAAGGCAGAAATCTTCGCACAGTATGGTAAGGCACAGAGCACAACTGATACAGGTTCAGCTGAGAGCCAGATTGCTCTTTTCTCTTATCGTATCAAGCACTTGACCGAGCACGTAAAGAAGAATCGCAAGGATTATGTTACAACTCGTTCATTGACACAGCTCGTAGGTAAGCGTCGTGCATTGCTCGATTACCTCTACGATCGCGATGTTGAGCGCTACCGTGCTATCATCAAGGCTTTGGGTCTCCGTAAGTAA
- the typA gene encoding translational GTPase TypA, with protein MQDIRNIAVIAHVDHGKTTLVDKMMLAGKLFRDGQDNSGEVLDSNDLERERGITILSKNVSINWKGVKINILDTPGHSDFGGEVERVLNMADGCLLLVDAFEGPMPQTRFVLQKALQLGLKPVVVINKVDKPNCRPEEVYEMVFDLMCDLNATEDQLNFPVVYGSAKNGWMSEDWKKPTDNIEYLLDLIIKAIPAPKQIEGTPQMLITSLDYSSYTGRIAVGRVHRGTLKDGQNITICHRDGTQERTKIKELHTFEGMGHKKTDAVDSGDICAVIGLEKFEIGDTIADFENPEPLPPIAVDEPTMSMLFTINDSPFFGKEGKFCTSRHISDRLNKELEKNLALRVRPMEDSMDKWIVSGRGVLHLSVLIETMRREGYELQVGQPQVIYKEIDGQKCEPIEELTINVPTDFSSKMIDMVTRRKGDLLGMDAEGERVNITFEIPSRGIIGLRTNVLTASQGEAIMAHRFKDYQPFKGEIVRRTNGSMIALEAGTAYAYAIDKLQDRGKFFIDSGEEVYGGQVVGEHVHDNDLVINVTKAKQLTNVRASGSDEKARVIPKTEMSLEECLEYIKGNEYVEVTPKNIRMRKITLDHNDRKRESKE; from the coding sequence ATGCAAGATATTCGTAACATCGCAGTTATTGCGCACGTAGACCATGGTAAGACAACCTTGGTTGACAAGATGATGCTCGCTGGAAAACTTTTCCGTGACGGACAAGACAACAGCGGAGAAGTTCTCGACTCTAATGACTTGGAGCGCGAACGAGGGATAACAATTCTGAGTAAGAATGTAAGTATTAATTGGAAAGGAGTAAAAATCAACATTCTCGACACGCCGGGTCACTCTGACTTCGGTGGTGAGGTTGAGCGTGTATTGAACATGGCAGACGGCTGTCTGTTGCTCGTAGACGCTTTTGAAGGTCCTATGCCACAGACACGTTTTGTGCTACAAAAGGCCCTTCAGCTTGGTTTGAAACCAGTTGTTGTTATCAACAAGGTAGACAAACCTAACTGTCGTCCTGAGGAAGTATATGAGATGGTATTCGATCTCATGTGCGACCTTAACGCTACAGAAGACCAGTTGAACTTCCCTGTTGTCTATGGTTCAGCTAAAAATGGCTGGATGAGTGAGGACTGGAAGAAGCCAACAGATAATATTGAATATCTGCTCGACCTCATTATTAAGGCCATCCCTGCTCCTAAGCAGATTGAAGGAACACCACAGATGTTGATTACATCTTTGGACTATTCAAGCTACACAGGACGTATCGCCGTTGGTCGTGTACACCGTGGAACACTGAAGGATGGACAGAATATTACAATCTGTCACCGCGACGGAACACAGGAACGCACTAAGATTAAAGAGCTTCATACCTTTGAAGGTATGGGACATAAGAAGACTGATGCTGTAGATTCAGGCGACATTTGTGCTGTGATTGGTCTGGAGAAGTTTGAGATTGGTGATACTATAGCTGATTTTGAGAATCCAGAACCACTGCCCCCAATCGCTGTTGATGAGCCAACAATGAGTATGCTCTTCACGATCAACGACTCTCCTTTCTTCGGAAAAGAAGGTAAGTTCTGTACCTCTCGTCATATTAGTGACCGTCTGAACAAGGAACTTGAGAAGAACCTTGCACTGCGTGTGCGTCCTATGGAGGACTCTATGGATAAGTGGATTGTTAGTGGTCGTGGTGTACTTCACCTCTCTGTCCTCATTGAGACAATGCGTCGCGAGGGCTATGAGTTACAGGTTGGTCAGCCACAGGTTATCTATAAGGAGATTGATGGACAGAAGTGTGAGCCTATTGAGGAGTTGACAATCAACGTTCCAACCGATTTCTCAAGTAAGATGATTGATATGGTGACTCGTCGTAAGGGTGACCTTCTTGGTATGGATGCTGAGGGTGAGCGTGTGAACATCACCTTTGAAATACCATCACGTGGAATCATTGGTCTACGTACCAACGTCTTAACAGCCAGCCAGGGTGAAGCTATCATGGCGCACCGCTTCAAAGATTATCAGCCATTCAAGGGCGAAATCGTACGTCGTACAAATGGTTCAATGATTGCATTGGAAGCTGGTACTGCCTACGCATATGCCATTGATAAGTTGCAGGATCGTGGTAAGTTCTTCATCGATTCAGGTGAGGAAGTTTATGGCGGACAGGTTGTTGGTGAGCATGTTCACGATAACGACCTCGTCATCAACGTTACGAAGGCAAAGCAGTTGACCAACGTCCGTGCATCTGGTTCTGACGAGAAGGCACGTGTTATCCCTAAGACCGAGATGAGTCTTGAGGAATGTCTTGAGTACATCAAGGGCAACGAGTATGTTGAAGTAACTCCAAAGAACATTCGTATGCGTAAGATTACGCTCGATCATAATGATCGTAAGCGTGAGAGTAAAGAATAG
- a CDS encoding DUF1810 family protein — protein sequence MLGAIIGDIIGSVYEFNNKKQKDFHLFTPMSRFTDDTVMTLAVAEWLTEDKEHSEEGLVLRMQDLGRRYPYVGYGGGFRRWLYNQQPKPYNSYGNGSAMRVSPIAFYAQSLEETLRLATISAKVTHNHPEGIKGAKAIASATYLARTEASKTEIKAYVEANFKYNLNLQLDHIRSVVCDAMSCQKTVPAAIWAFLEGEDFEDVIRIAVSLGGDSDTIAAMAGSIAQAFYGLPLKLATYCYALLTPYLRTILNKFEESIGVLAPDPFDIERFIKAQNADNTYQRALEEMQRGHKTSHWIWFIFPQLKGLGHSRYSQYYGLADADETRTFLANSCLNKRLREITCTLLTHRDKNIEQLMGSYVDALKLKSSMTLFDAISPNDIFSEVLKTFYNGEKDHNTIKKIG from the coding sequence ATGTTAGGAGCAATCATTGGAGATATAATTGGCTCAGTATATGAGTTCAACAATAAGAAGCAGAAAGACTTTCATCTCTTTACCCCGATGAGTCGGTTTACAGATGACACTGTGATGACTTTGGCTGTTGCAGAATGGCTAACAGAAGACAAGGAACACAGTGAAGAAGGGCTTGTACTGCGAATGCAAGACTTGGGTAGACGTTATCCTTACGTTGGTTACGGCGGTGGTTTTAGGCGGTGGCTGTACAATCAGCAACCAAAACCTTATAACAGCTATGGGAATGGGTCGGCTATGAGAGTAAGCCCTATTGCTTTCTATGCACAGAGCTTAGAGGAGACCTTAAGACTTGCTACTATCTCAGCAAAGGTTACTCATAATCATCCAGAAGGTATAAAAGGTGCCAAAGCAATTGCCTCCGCAACCTATCTTGCACGCACAGAAGCGTCAAAAACAGAGATAAAAGCTTATGTGGAGGCAAATTTCAAATATAATTTAAACCTGCAGTTAGACCATATTCGCTCCGTTGTCTGCGATGCTATGAGTTGTCAGAAAACTGTTCCAGCAGCTATTTGGGCATTTTTAGAAGGTGAGGACTTTGAGGACGTGATACGAATTGCAGTATCCTTGGGCGGTGATTCAGACACAATAGCAGCAATGGCTGGAAGTATTGCACAAGCTTTTTATGGTCTTCCTCTAAAGCTTGCCACCTATTGTTACGCACTGCTAACACCATACTTACGCACTATTCTCAATAAGTTCGAAGAAAGTATAGGAGTACTTGCTCCCGACCCTTTCGACATTGAAAGATTTATCAAGGCTCAGAATGCTGACAACACCTACCAACGAGCGTTGGAAGAAATGCAGCGAGGGCATAAAACCTCACACTGGATATGGTTTATCTTCCCACAACTAAAAGGACTTGGACATAGTCGCTATTCACAATATTACGGCTTAGCTGATGCGGACGAAACTCGTACATTCCTTGCAAACTCATGCTTGAATAAACGACTGCGTGAGATAACCTGCACCCTACTGACACATAGAGACAAAAACATAGAACAACTTATGGGCAGCTATGTTGATGCTTTAAAGCTAAAATCTTCAATGACATTATTTGATGCTATTAGTCCAAATGATATCTTTTCAGAAGTTCTAAAAACATTTTACAATGGTGAGAAGGACCACAATACGATAAAAAAGATAGGCTAA
- a CDS encoding radical SAM protein, whose product MSTIIYPSPIFGPVHSRRLGISLGINLMPADGKICTFDCIYCECGFNKDHHTKTPHPTREHVAEALETKLKEMQQENIHPDVLTFAGNGEPTSHPHFDKIIDDTIRLRNKYCPQAKISVLSNSTFIHRPKIHEALAKVDNNILKLDTINAEYINKVDRPTQPSYDVNRIIADIKSFNGQAIIQTMFMKGNTEGGYDVDNTTEAFVAPWLETIKEIAPREVMIYTIDRETPDLHLQKATHEELDAIRDRVIALGIPCTASY is encoded by the coding sequence ATGAGCACGATTATCTATCCATCCCCTATATTTGGACCAGTTCATAGCCGTCGATTAGGTATTTCCTTAGGCATTAACTTGATGCCAGCAGACGGTAAGATATGCACATTCGACTGCATATACTGCGAATGTGGCTTCAACAAAGACCACCACACAAAGACGCCCCACCCTACTCGTGAACATGTTGCGGAAGCTTTGGAAACCAAGTTAAAGGAGATGCAACAAGAGAATATTCACCCTGATGTATTGACTTTTGCAGGTAATGGCGAGCCTACCTCCCACCCACACTTTGATAAAATCATTGACGACACAATCCGTCTACGTAACAAATATTGTCCACAAGCAAAGATTTCTGTGCTCAGTAACTCTACGTTCATCCATCGTCCGAAGATTCATGAAGCGCTGGCAAAGGTAGACAACAACATTCTGAAACTCGATACCATCAATGCTGAATATATCAATAAGGTAGACCGGCCTACGCAGCCTTCCTATGATGTAAACCGAATCATTGCAGATATCAAGTCTTTCAACGGACAAGCAATTATCCAGACAATGTTTATGAAGGGGAATACTGAAGGCGGATATGATGTTGACAACACAACAGAAGCCTTTGTTGCACCGTGGCTTGAGACAATCAAAGAGATTGCTCCACGTGAGGTAATGATTTACACTATTGATCGTGAAACACCCGACCTACACCTACAAAAGGCTACACACGAAGAATTAGATGCTATCCGTGACCGTGTGATTGCATTGGGAATCCCTTGCACAGCATCGTATTAA
- the lpxA gene encoding acyl-ACP--UDP-N-acetylglucosamine O-acyltransferase, whose product MSSKISPKADISPKAKIGDGCKIFPFVYIEDDVVIGDNCIIFPFVSILNGTRMGNGNKIHQGSVLAALPQDFEFVGEKSELIIGDNNIIRENVVINRATHRGCKTVLGSNNFLMEGAHISHDTVVGDRCVFGYGAKVAGDCNIGTGALISSNVVEKANTRVGEYAVVQAGTTFSKDVPPYIIAGGSPIGFNGVNTTVSKTAGLDEKVIKHIANAYRLLFHGQTSVFDACIQIEQQVPDSPVIRNILEFVRGTEEGIISKL is encoded by the coding sequence ATGAGTAGCAAAATTAGTCCAAAAGCTGATATATCTCCAAAGGCAAAGATTGGAGACGGCTGCAAGATATTCCCATTCGTATACATAGAGGATGATGTTGTCATTGGTGATAACTGTATTATCTTTCCCTTTGTGAGTATCTTGAATGGTACTCGTATGGGTAACGGAAACAAGATTCACCAAGGTTCAGTACTTGCTGCCTTGCCACAGGACTTTGAGTTCGTGGGCGAGAAGAGCGAACTGATTATAGGTGATAATAATATTATTCGAGAGAATGTTGTCATCAATCGTGCTACACATCGTGGTTGCAAGACAGTTCTTGGTTCAAACAACTTCTTGATGGAAGGTGCACATATCAGTCATGACACTGTTGTTGGTGACCGTTGTGTCTTTGGTTATGGCGCAAAGGTGGCTGGTGATTGTAACATTGGTACCGGTGCTCTTATCTCATCTAATGTTGTTGAGAAAGCCAATACTCGTGTTGGTGAATATGCTGTGGTACAAGCAGGTACAACCTTCTCTAAGGACGTTCCTCCTTATATTATAGCTGGTGGCTCACCTATTGGTTTTAATGGTGTAAATACAACTGTAAGTAAGACTGCAGGACTTGATGAGAAGGTTATCAAGCATATAGCGAATGCTTATCGTCTGTTGTTCCATGGTCAGACATCAGTTTTTGATGCATGTATTCAGATAGAACAACAGGTGCCAGATTCACCTGTAATCCGTAATATCCTTGAATTCGTACGAGGTACAGAAGAAGGAATCATCAGTAAATTATAA